The Pungitius pungitius chromosome 15, fPunPun2.1, whole genome shotgun sequence nucleotide sequence ATTCTATGCAACAATCAAAATTAAGCCTGTTTTAAAATCCAAATCTGCTGACAGTCTGTGGGAAACAGATTGAATTAAAAATCATTAAATACACTGGGCTTCTTACTATGTGACCTTCATAATACCACATATTAAAATGACAAAGCAGCTTTGCTAAATTTATACTTGAGATGCAACACAGACGGCCCTTTCACATTCACTAATCAATCatgctgatgtcatcacacTATTAGCCTACCAGCAATGTAACAATTGATTCTTTTGTTCAATGTTCTTTTGTACACAACCACTGTTACATTGTGTTTATTACTTTAAGAATACACACTATATTATAAGAAACAAACATCACACAAATTGTAAATTTGTTCACGAACGATTTAcgtttccaaaaaaacaacattgaaaaaTGACTGCAACCCTGATCTTTGTGATGCTTTCAGCAAGTAGAGGTGTCGTGCCATTACCTCAGTTTTCAAACCCAAAGAAGTGAACATAATGAATAAGTTCATAGGATGGTCTAATCTTACTACACTGCTCAATGCTCAGCAACAGCTGTGATATATGCCACACTGCATTCACTGCAAAAGTAagtggattctttttttaaactttggggAGATGCTGATGTAAAAGCCAACATCAACATTCCACAGTCCAGTGCTCTTGCACAGCATGGTGTCGGTCAATATTAAATCGATACTCTGCCATGGGTTTTGCATGAGTAATGTGATTTTGTCCCACACTCTTCAAGTCCTTCAGGTCAGTCGTGTACTGAATGCTTCCAGCTTTATTCCACAGATACTGACTATTTTGATGTATATTTGATATATGTATCTTGTTCCCTTTTTAACAACGCtaagataaatatatttatctgGGTGCTATTTGAGTTGCACTGTATTGTCaaggaaaaataattatttacatATTGTTGGTTGCAAAAGCACAATGCTACAAACACAGGATACAGTGTAGGAGTAGTGCATTCTGTTAATGTGACATGACTGCAGAGGCCTAAAGTGTAACCATGGTGATGGGAATCAACCTACCACTTCCACGTAGCACTGACTCATGGTGCATTTGGTTTGTGAATCGCTCATCAGCCGGCTCTCTGTCAGAGGTGCTCCGAAAAAACCATAACAAACGAACCCGTCAGCTGGTAGGGCCGACAAATCGCCTGCTGGAAGGGAAATGCAGTTTTATTTAAGCTGTAGAACCACATGCTGCTAACCAGGAGGCGTTCCATTGAAACTAcacctcccacaatgcaccgctACAATAGTAAACATAGACCTGTCAAACAACACAAACGCCATCTTGACAGCACCCTCAAAATGGCAGAAAGATGCAAGCTAGAAGCCGTGTCCAAACTAAGATGTCAGCtccctactttttaaaacacatttctccaGAAACGAGTGGTTATGGGGCCGGTGCCCCGCGCGGCAGCACATAGTTTGTAAAATGGATATACCGACGGCGGTTTTCAACGCGGCCAGAGATGGTAAGCTGAAACTTATACAGAAGTTGCTGAGCAACAAAAGtccagaggagctggaggcttTAGCCGAGGAGAAAACGCAGGGAGGCACCCCTCTCCTGGTAGCTTCTCGGTACGGACACCTGGAGGTCGTAGACTACCTCCTCGAACATTGCAGAGCTAACGTCGAACTCGGCGGCGCGGTCAACTTTGACGGCGAGACCATCGAGGGGGCTCCGCCGCTGTGGGCAGCCTCGGCCGCCGGTCACCTCCCGGTGGTGAAGACCCTCCTGAAGCGGGGCGCCTCGGTGAACAACGCGACGCTCACCAACTCCACGCCGCTGCGAGCCGCCTGCTTCGACGGCCACCTGGAGATCGTCCGCTACCTGGTGGAGCACAGAGCCGACATGGAGGTGGCCAACCGCCACGGTCACACCTGCCTCATGATCTCCTGTTACAAGGGCCAAAAGGAGATCGCCAAGTTCCTCCTGGACCGCGGCGCCGACGTCAACCGCAAGAGCGTGAAGGGAAACACCGCCCTGCACGACTGCGCCGAGTCGGGCAGCCTGGACATCATGAAGATGCTGCTCAAGTGCAACGCCCGCATGGAGAGAGACGGCTACGGGATGACCCCGCTCCTGGCGGCCAGTGTCACGGGGCACACCAACATCGTGGAGTACCTCGCCCATCAGCCTCGCACCTCCAGAGAGGACCGCGTCGATGCCCTCGAACTGCTCGGGGCCACTTTTGTGGACAAGAAGCGGGATCTGCTGGGGGCCATGAGGTACTGGAGGAGAGCGATGGAGCTGAGGCAACCTGGGGACAAAGCGGGCTCCCTGGGCAAGCCTCCACCAGGCCCCCCGGTCCTGGCCTATGGCTGTGCACAAGAGGTGAGCActgcagaggagctggaggcttTGATCACAGACCCTGATGAAATGAGGATGCAGGCGTTGCTGGTTCGAGAGCGCATCCTGGGGCCATCGCACCCAGACACCTCTTATTACATCCGTTACAGGGGAGCCGTGTATGCGGACTCGGGCAACTTTGAACGCTGCATCAGCCTTTGGAAATATGCTTTAGACATGCAGCAGAGCAACCTGGACCCTCTCAGCCCCATGACGGCCTCCAGTTTCCTGTCTTTTGCAGAGctcttctcttttgttcttcAAGACCGGGCCAAAGGCACCCTGTCGACCCGCGTCACCTTCCACGATCTGATGACCGTGCTGGGGAAGAGTGTGAGGGAGGTCGAGAGAGCCGTGGCGCAGAAGGACAACCCCCCCGAGGCTCCTCAGTTCACCAAGGCGCTCTCCATCATCCTTCACCTCATCTTTCTCCTGGAGAAGCTGGAGTGCAGCCCCGAGCAGGAGCATCAGAAGAAGCACACAGTGTACCGCCTGCTGAAGCTGAACCCTCGAGGTCGCGGCGGCTTCACTCCGCTCCACATGGCCGTCGACAAGGAGACCACGTCCGTCGGCCGCTACCCCGTCGGCCGCTTCCCCTCCCAGGCGGTGGCGGCGCTGCTCCTGGAGTGCGGCGCGGACGTGGACTCGCGCGACGGCGAGAACAATACGCCGCTGCACATCGCCAGCAACAACGGTTGCCCGGAGATCATGGCGCTGCTCATGAAGGCCGGCGCTCACTTCGACGCCACAAATGCGCAGAGGAAGACGGCCTACGAGCTGCTGGACGAGCAGAGCAGCGGGCACCCGGCCCTCTGCCCGCTGAACCATGTCACCCTTCAGTGCCTGGCGGCGCGGGCCATTGAAAAGCACAGACTGCCCTACAGGGGGCTTATatcggaggagatggaggcttTCATTGAACTGCACTGACGCCCATCGCTGTCCCCCGATGAGGCACCCCCGCACTACAACACTTcttctcgaccccccccccccccccccatcgttcTCCCCGTCTTTGTCTCATTGTGGCCTTCGCCCTACCGACCTTATGTCAGAGCTCACCACACCCAGCTAACATCTCTGGCCCTTTCGATCTGGTCGCTTATCGCCACATTAGCATTAAGTCATTAAGAAAATTGATTGTTGATTTCTGC carries:
- the fem1a gene encoding protein fem-1 homolog A — encoded protein: MDIPTAVFNAARDGKLKLIQKLLSNKSPEELEALAEEKTQGGTPLLVASRYGHLEVVDYLLEHCRANVELGGAVNFDGETIEGAPPLWAASAAGHLPVVKTLLKRGASVNNATLTNSTPLRAACFDGHLEIVRYLVEHRADMEVANRHGHTCLMISCYKGQKEIAKFLLDRGADVNRKSVKGNTALHDCAESGSLDIMKMLLKCNARMERDGYGMTPLLAASVTGHTNIVEYLAHQPRTSREDRVDALELLGATFVDKKRDLLGAMRYWRRAMELRQPGDKAGSLGKPPPGPPVLAYGCAQEVSTAEELEALITDPDEMRMQALLVRERILGPSHPDTSYYIRYRGAVYADSGNFERCISLWKYALDMQQSNLDPLSPMTASSFLSFAELFSFVLQDRAKGTLSTRVTFHDLMTVLGKSVREVERAVAQKDNPPEAPQFTKALSIILHLIFLLEKLECSPEQEHQKKHTVYRLLKLNPRGRGGFTPLHMAVDKETTSVGRYPVGRFPSQAVAALLLECGADVDSRDGENNTPLHIASNNGCPEIMALLMKAGAHFDATNAQRKTAYELLDEQSSGHPALCPLNHVTLQCLAARAIEKHRLPYRGLISEEMEAFIELH